In the genome of Triticum urartu cultivar G1812 chromosome 5, Tu2.1, whole genome shotgun sequence, one region contains:
- the LOC125506207 gene encoding F-box protein At1g47340-like: MEPRQWMTTIVLTDDLVVEILSRLPLKSFCRFKCVSTSWLAFSSDLHYRQKLPRTPVGLLYQKREHGTAIHLAGLPSSDRDIDSTLSFMQCYERPLELKHCSNGLLLCYHGGMPSKGISDAIVCNPATQEWMSLPDTEPGPAVCYASYKLCFDPLWSQYFYVFKFESSPSGGFDTEVTVFFSEYSTWSNCLWETSDIFFGDSLFVNGVLYVEHLWRHYLLALDAPDTCTQQLNHRTIQLPGFPYGPERFYCFDGRLWQSSGVLCYAQQELDGCMIRIWSLEGYDRWVVKHRLNMNNVFGRDIMLRTNNEGLWYFDYEILAFDLERELVILADTIADNKIISYSISTGKVCQILNIPSFVNLYRSLLYVPYYGKFPACVLQAAQDKC; encoded by the coding sequence ATGGAACCTCGGCAGTGGATGACCACAATCGTACTAACTGATGATTTGGTGGTGGAGATCTTGTCTCGGCTGCCACTGAAGTCTTTTTGCCGTTTCAAATGTGTCTCCACGTCTTGGCTTGCCTTCTCATCTGATCTGCACTACCGCCAGAAGCTCCCAAGAACTCCCGTCGGTCTCTTGTACCAAAAAAGAGAGCATGGCACTGCCATCCATCTTGCGGGACTTCCCTCAAGTGACAGGGATATTGACTCAACACTTAGCTTTATGCAATGTTATGAGCGTCCCTTGGAGCTTAAGCATTGCAGCAACGGCCTACTTCTTTGTTATCATGGTGGTATGCCCTCGAAAGGAATTTCCGACGCCATCGTGTGCAATCCAGCAACTCAAGAGTGGATGTCACTTCCAGATACTGAACCTGGACCAGCCGTCTGTTATGCCAGTTACAAGTTGTGTTTTGATCCATTGTGGTCTCAATACTTTTATGTCTTCAAATTTGAGTCAAGTCCAAGTGGTGGATTTGACACTGAAgttacggtattcttctctgagTATTCGACCTGGTCTAATTGTCTGTGGGAAACCTCAGATATATTTTTTGGTGATTCACTCTTTGTAAATGGGGTGTTGTATGTGGAGCACTTATGGAGGCATTACCTTCTGGCACTCGATGCACCTGATACATGCACACAGCAGCTCAATCATAGGACCATTCAGTTGCCAGGGTTTCCATATGGACCAGAGAGGTTTTATTGCTTTGATGGGCGTCTTTGGCAGTCATCTGGGGTCTTATGCTATGCACAACAAGAATTGGATGGTTGCATGATCCGAATTTGGAGTTTGGAAGGATATGATAGGTGGGTGGTGAAGCATCGTCTAAATATGAACAATGTATTTGGGAGGGACATAATGCTCCGTACTAACAATGAAGGATTATGGTACTTTGATTATGAAATCCTGGCATTTGACCTGGAGAGAGAGCTAGTTATCCTTGCTGACACAATTGCTGATAATAAGATCATCTCATATAGCATCAGTACTGGAAAAGTCTGCCAGATTCTAAACATTCCAAGCTTCGTTAACCTATATCGAAGTCTACTCTATGTGCCATACTATGGCAAGTTTCCAGCTTGTGTGCTTCAAGCAGCTCAAGACAAATGTTAG